The Microbacterium foliorum genome has a window encoding:
- a CDS encoding TIGR01777 family oxidoreductase, protein MAQRIVISGASGLIGTALASSLRADGIDVTTLVRRAPRVPTEVQWAPGERELDPDVLAGADAVVALGGASVGRLPWTRGYRRELVESRLTTTRTIATAVRTLRDAAPAFVSASAVGYYGSAPGETLTEDSLPGDTFLAQLCVRWEQEARRAGEHTTVSLLRTAPIIHRRGVLKPLIQLTRFGLAGPIGPGRQIWPWISLDDEVRGIRHVIDAGLEGPVNFTGPTRASANDIGRALAEKMRRPFWVPAPSFALRLALSREAADSLLLSDADVRPTALEGSGFEFTHRTARQAVDSAL, encoded by the coding sequence ATGGCGCAGCGCATCGTGATCAGCGGAGCATCGGGCCTGATCGGCACGGCACTCGCGTCGTCGCTGAGAGCCGACGGCATCGACGTGACGACGCTGGTGCGGCGAGCGCCCCGGGTGCCCACCGAGGTGCAGTGGGCGCCGGGCGAGCGTGAACTCGATCCCGATGTGCTCGCCGGAGCGGATGCCGTGGTCGCACTGGGCGGCGCCAGCGTCGGGCGGCTTCCCTGGACGCGGGGCTATCGGCGAGAACTCGTCGAATCCCGGCTGACGACGACGCGCACGATCGCGACGGCCGTGCGCACGCTCAGAGACGCGGCACCGGCGTTCGTCTCGGCCTCGGCGGTCGGCTACTACGGTTCTGCACCGGGCGAGACGCTGACCGAGGACTCGCTGCCCGGCGACACCTTCCTCGCTCAGCTCTGCGTGCGCTGGGAGCAGGAGGCGCGTCGGGCGGGGGAGCACACGACGGTGTCGCTGCTGCGCACGGCGCCGATCATTCACCGGCGCGGGGTGCTGAAGCCGCTGATCCAGCTCACTCGGTTCGGACTCGCGGGTCCGATCGGTCCCGGTCGTCAGATCTGGCCCTGGATCTCGCTCGACGACGAGGTCCGCGGCATCCGCCACGTGATCGACGCGGGCCTCGAAGGCCCCGTGAACTTCACCGGACCCACGCGGGCCTCGGCGAACGACATCGGCCGGGCGCTGGCCGAGAAGATGCGCCGGCCGTTCTGGGTGCCCGCCCCTTCCTTCGCTCTGCGGCTGGCGCTGAGCAGGGAGGCCGCCGACTCGCTGCTGCTCTCCGATGCCGACGTGCGACCGACCGCGCTGGAGGGGTCGGGGTTCGAGTTCACGCACCGCACGGCGCGGCAGGCGGTCGACTCCGCGCTCTGA
- a CDS encoding zinc-ribbon domain-containing protein translates to MPDSVPTWWARRQFSRGLDVPYEKGTYRAGWAAYPELIRQYHPELNHGIALSQVPLAADVLLCWECRVGHRFAATPTEQRERPGRVRRRSAWCPECSSLARPQPVILDEARAIPRRTRTPSPLCGKTPDLPVGEAFASVCAPAPASASEARLRAALHERLTFAAGVNAVKVSRPFFRHTEVWPDILLPELRVAVEYDTVGRHGLEHVGRRQEADERKDRALRAAGWEVIRIRTGALEPIGPHDLQMSAVGSRGVDRILDALREIRGALLVDAYLR, encoded by the coding sequence GTGCCTGATTCCGTGCCGACGTGGTGGGCGAGACGTCAGTTCTCGCGCGGACTCGACGTGCCCTATGAGAAGGGCACCTATCGCGCCGGGTGGGCCGCCTACCCTGAACTGATCCGTCAGTATCATCCCGAGCTCAACCATGGCATCGCGCTCTCGCAGGTGCCTCTCGCCGCCGATGTGCTGCTGTGCTGGGAGTGCCGGGTCGGTCATCGCTTCGCCGCGACCCCCACCGAGCAGCGCGAGCGGCCGGGGCGGGTGCGACGCCGGTCCGCCTGGTGCCCGGAGTGCTCGTCGCTCGCGCGACCCCAGCCGGTGATCCTCGATGAAGCCCGTGCGATTCCGCGTCGGACGCGCACGCCGTCGCCGCTGTGCGGCAAGACACCCGATCTCCCCGTCGGCGAGGCGTTCGCGAGCGTGTGCGCCCCCGCCCCGGCCTCGGCATCCGAAGCGAGGCTCCGCGCAGCGCTGCATGAGCGTCTCACCTTCGCCGCCGGTGTCAACGCGGTGAAGGTGTCGCGCCCGTTCTTCCGGCACACCGAGGTCTGGCCCGACATCCTCCTGCCCGAACTGCGGGTCGCCGTCGAATACGACACCGTGGGGCGCCACGGTCTCGAGCACGTCGGACGACGGCAGGAGGCCGACGAGCGCAAGGACCGAGCGCTCCGCGCCGCGGGCTGGGAGGTCATCCGCATCCGCACCGGGGCCTTGGAGCCGATCGGGCCGCACGATCTGCAGATGTCGGCCGTCGGCAGCCGCGGCGTCGATCGGATCCTCGACGCGCTCCGAGAGATCCGAGGGGCGCTGCTCGTCGACGCGTACCTCCGCTGA
- a CDS encoding AAA family ATPase: MTSTYIEAGGHVRVYDDSVRTHLEFPLGTYRVHFTSKEGFSLIKIEDLTVGTERVYGGRDRKVDKIFRSYALSDRSLGVMLSGDKGIGKTLFLRMVAEEARDLCLPVVIVSEDNDGIVEFLESLDECLIIFDEFEKTFPAGRRGSGDGMNRQNQFLPLFDGLSSVKRLYCVTVNDIADVSTYIVNRPGRFHYHMRFEYPGPDEVRQYLIDQAPRAHRDEIENVALFSRRARLNYDHLRAIAFELDQPDTLFAEVVEDLNIKAVEPSTYRIEARFPDGTVWAEEVEMNLFERGDVGRTFELRNANRSIFATFVPRDLIFEADGGIFVPIHKLDLIDDEDEQPEVYPTTVALMLVGQPTYGFGF; the protein is encoded by the coding sequence GTGACCAGCACCTACATCGAGGCGGGTGGGCACGTGCGCGTCTACGACGACAGCGTGCGCACGCACCTGGAGTTCCCCCTCGGCACGTACCGGGTGCACTTCACCTCGAAAGAGGGATTCAGCCTCATCAAGATCGAGGATCTGACCGTCGGCACCGAGCGGGTCTACGGCGGCCGCGACAGGAAGGTCGACAAGATCTTCCGCTCCTACGCGCTCAGCGACCGCAGTCTCGGGGTGATGCTCTCGGGTGACAAGGGAATAGGCAAGACGCTCTTCCTGCGCATGGTGGCCGAGGAGGCCAGAGACCTCTGCCTGCCGGTGGTGATCGTCTCGGAGGACAACGACGGCATCGTCGAGTTCCTGGAGAGCCTCGACGAATGCCTCATCATCTTCGACGAGTTCGAGAAGACGTTCCCCGCCGGTCGTCGCGGATCCGGCGACGGCATGAACCGTCAGAATCAGTTCCTGCCGTTGTTCGACGGGCTCTCCTCGGTCAAGCGCCTCTACTGCGTCACGGTGAACGACATCGCCGATGTCAGCACCTACATCGTCAATCGACCCGGCCGGTTCCACTACCACATGAGGTTCGAGTACCCGGGTCCCGACGAGGTGCGCCAGTACCTCATCGACCAGGCGCCGCGGGCCCACCGCGACGAGATCGAGAACGTCGCCCTGTTCTCGCGACGCGCCCGGTTGAACTACGACCACCTGCGGGCGATCGCCTTCGAGCTCGATCAGCCGGACACTCTCTTCGCCGAGGTCGTGGAGGACCTCAACATCAAGGCGGTGGAACCGAGCACCTACCGCATCGAGGCCCGGTTCCCCGACGGCACGGTGTGGGCGGAGGAGGTCGAGATGAACCTCTTCGAACGCGGAGATGTCGGGCGCACGTTCGAACTCCGGAATGCGAACCGCTCGATCTTCGCCACCTTCGTACCGCGGGACCTCATCTTCGAGGCGGACGGCGGCATCTTCGTGCCGATCCACAAGCTCGACCTGATCGACGATGAGGACGAGCAGCCCGAGGTCTACCCGACGACGGTCGCGCTGATGCTCGTGGGGCAGCCGACCTACGGATTCGGATTCTGA
- a CDS encoding sigma-70 family RNA polymerase sigma factor produces the protein MTMRARNQLVIDHLHIVGAATAHIAARLSQVSREDLASAGAFALVRAAEKFDAGLGVPFGAFARNRVEWALKDELRAMDWAPRAVRARARETTEVRQTLAAVLGRMPSVPEIAAAMGVTADAVREGLADAELMLTSLDAPNAPEVVWTGYLPEELVIAAERDEFLRRAVEALPERKRWIVRAVYFEDRTVTEIAQELGVSHAAVSQQRAAAVRMLRDALERHDADVPPVAAPQTDVVAASRPSSSTCDAYVDRVAAGARRFTRAVVSHAVSV, from the coding sequence ATGACGATGCGTGCGCGTAACCAGCTCGTGATCGATCACCTGCACATCGTCGGAGCGGCGACCGCGCACATCGCCGCCCGCCTCTCGCAGGTCTCGCGGGAAGATCTCGCCTCGGCCGGCGCCTTCGCTCTGGTGCGGGCCGCCGAGAAGTTCGACGCCGGCCTCGGGGTCCCCTTCGGAGCCTTCGCTCGCAATCGGGTCGAATGGGCGCTGAAAGACGAGCTGAGGGCCATGGACTGGGCGCCGCGTGCGGTGCGGGCGCGCGCCAGGGAGACGACCGAGGTGCGCCAGACTCTCGCAGCCGTGCTGGGGCGGATGCCGTCGGTGCCCGAGATCGCCGCGGCGATGGGCGTGACCGCTGATGCCGTCAGGGAGGGGCTCGCCGACGCCGAGCTGATGCTCACCAGCCTCGATGCGCCGAACGCGCCCGAGGTCGTCTGGACCGGCTACCTGCCGGAGGAGCTCGTGATCGCCGCGGAGCGGGATGAGTTCCTGCGGCGCGCGGTCGAGGCGCTGCCCGAGCGCAAACGATGGATCGTGCGGGCGGTCTACTTCGAGGATCGAACCGTCACGGAGATCGCGCAGGAGCTGGGCGTCTCCCATGCCGCCGTCTCCCAGCAGCGGGCGGCCGCGGTGCGGATGCTCAGGGACGCGCTCGAGCGCCACGACGCCGATGTGCCGCCTGTCGCTGCGCCGCAGACCGATGTCGTGGCCGCGTCCCGCCCGTCGTCATCGACCTGCGACGCGTACGTCGACCGGGTCGCCGCGGGAGCCCGACGATTCACCCGTGCCGTCGTCTCGCACGCCGTCAGCGTCTGA
- a CDS encoding HU family DNA-binding protein — MSTSRTLETSRVSKREFVQRFARRGGISVPAAQTAYNAMIDELLDLVGRGNTVTLTNFGKFYPQTHKGHRVQFAKGEGDAEVNDYTVLKFSATREVNRRVKVND; from the coding sequence ATGAGCACATCAAGGACGCTCGAGACGAGCAGGGTCAGCAAGCGGGAGTTCGTGCAGCGGTTCGCGCGACGCGGGGGCATCTCGGTGCCGGCCGCGCAGACTGCCTACAACGCGATGATCGACGAGCTTCTCGACCTGGTGGGGCGGGGGAACACCGTGACGCTCACCAACTTCGGCAAGTTCTATCCGCAGACTCACAAGGGTCACCGCGTGCAGTTTGCGAAGGGCGAGGGCGATGCCGAGGTCAATGACTACACGGTTCTGAAGTTCTCGGCGACGCGCGAGGTCAACCGACGTGTCAAGGTGAACGACTAG
- a CDS encoding flagellar assembly protein FliW, producing the protein MSAAATPAPAADDIGAAVATTSAVQFVSPMPGLAPHTAFTLAQIGESSGLYALRAADADVRLFLLDPRTGAFGYAPRIPADARVAIGAADDAEVALFVVANPSAEGIRVNWKAPILIHLDTGLATQIILDDPAYPVRALLVP; encoded by the coding sequence ATGAGCGCTGCTGCCACACCCGCCCCTGCCGCTGACGACATCGGCGCTGCCGTCGCGACGACCAGCGCGGTGCAGTTCGTCTCGCCGATGCCCGGCCTCGCCCCGCATACGGCGTTCACCCTCGCGCAGATCGGCGAGAGCAGCGGACTCTACGCGCTCAGGGCCGCCGACGCCGACGTGCGACTGTTCCTGCTCGATCCGCGCACCGGCGCATTCGGCTACGCCCCGCGCATTCCCGCGGACGCCCGGGTGGCGATCGGAGCCGCCGACGACGCCGAGGTCGCTCTCTTCGTGGTCGCGAATCCTTCGGCCGAGGGCATCCGTGTCAACTGGAAGGCGCCCATCCTCATCCACCTCGACACCGGTCTGGCCACTCAGATCATCCTCGACGACCCCGCCTATCCGGTGCGCGCACTGCTCGTCCCCTGA
- the flgL gene encoding flagellar hook-associated protein FlgL has translation MIGRITSSTMTQQSLRTLQTNLADRDRLQNQAASQRAFRTPSEDPAAAATTLGVHGDQSRVAQYSRNLSDGMAWVTTVDTALGASVDLLNRARDLTAQGANSGALSPAARESIAQELESISAELLAKANTTVLGRSVFAGTSDAGAAFDPGTFTFNGSPGDGVRRRISDNETVRVDADGAQAFGEAADSVFAMLGDIAAELRGGAEVGARLADIDARLSGLVAARGATGARQVQLERAASQNLSTSIDLEARRAEVENVDSLEVLVRLQSAELVFQSALQVTARSLQTNLLEFLR, from the coding sequence ATGATCGGTCGCATCACGAGCAGCACCATGACGCAGCAATCGCTGCGCACGCTGCAGACCAACCTCGCCGACCGCGATCGGCTGCAGAATCAGGCCGCCTCGCAGCGCGCCTTCCGGACTCCCAGCGAGGACCCGGCCGCCGCCGCCACGACGCTCGGCGTGCACGGCGATCAATCGCGGGTGGCGCAGTACTCCCGCAATCTGAGCGACGGGATGGCGTGGGTCACCACGGTGGACACGGCCCTCGGCGCGAGCGTCGATCTGCTCAACCGCGCCAGGGATCTCACCGCCCAGGGGGCGAACTCCGGCGCGCTCAGTCCTGCCGCCAGGGAGTCGATCGCGCAGGAGCTCGAATCGATCAGCGCCGAGCTGCTCGCCAAGGCGAACACCACCGTGCTCGGACGCAGCGTCTTCGCGGGCACGAGCGACGCGGGTGCGGCCTTCGACCCTGGCACGTTCACCTTCAACGGCAGTCCGGGAGACGGCGTGCGCAGACGTATCAGCGACAACGAGACGGTGCGTGTCGACGCAGACGGCGCGCAGGCCTTCGGCGAAGCCGCGGACAGCGTGTTCGCGATGCTCGGCGACATCGCCGCGGAGCTGCGCGGCGGGGCGGAGGTCGGAGCCCGCCTGGCGGACATCGACGCACGACTCAGCGGTCTCGTCGCCGCCCGAGGGGCCACGGGTGCGCGGCAGGTGCAGCTCGAGCGTGCCGCGTCGCAGAACCTGTCGACGTCGATCGACCTCGAGGCTCGACGCGCGGAGGTCGAGAACGTCGACAGTCTCGAGGTCCTGGTGCGGTTGCAGTCGGCCGAGCTCGTCTTCCAATCCGCCCTGCAGGTGACCGCCCGGTCGCTGCAGACCAACCTGCTGGAGTTCCTGCGATGA
- the flgK gene encoding flagellar hook-associated protein FlgK, which yields MSSFAGLRLAQSALSAARAGMTVTGQNIANQTTPGYTRQRVDQTSIVAPGQTGLWPSGLAVGGGVGVTGIARLGDDILDARVRDALATSGFWVARATAASQAEDVLAEPTKDGLAANLDRFWAGWSDLANTPDTAAAQVVLTNAGVLIGQIAAGYGTISAQWRDLRGQVDSQIADVNAVAGQVAALNGQIREALSSGRNANELMDQRTVLAQQLSTAVGATGVVEADGTLTLRVDGNALVSGDSSRSLVASGPRDVADGGRVGIAWADRPDVPVTVTGGLVGGTISALAPAADGGTLAGVAGAYNRTATALASAVNDVHRTGVTAGGAPGGDFFALAATGPAALGLRVVPVGLADLALAAPGAGAKDTTIADRIGALATSATGPSATWSSFVTGFAVSVAGDLQRADIADMGAVAAVTAQQSNASVDGDEETINLLTYQTAYQAAARVLTAVDEALDILINRTGLVGR from the coding sequence ATGTCATCGTTCGCCGGACTCCGGCTCGCCCAATCCGCACTCAGCGCCGCCCGAGCGGGAATGACCGTGACCGGTCAGAACATCGCGAACCAGACGACCCCGGGGTACACGCGGCAGCGGGTCGACCAGACGTCGATCGTGGCACCGGGACAGACCGGGTTGTGGCCGTCGGGTCTCGCCGTCGGCGGGGGAGTCGGTGTGACCGGCATCGCGAGGCTCGGAGACGACATCCTCGATGCCAGGGTGCGTGACGCCCTCGCGACCTCGGGGTTCTGGGTGGCGCGCGCCACCGCCGCGAGCCAGGCCGAGGACGTCCTCGCCGAGCCCACCAAGGACGGGCTCGCGGCGAACCTCGACCGTTTCTGGGCCGGATGGTCCGATCTCGCCAACACCCCCGACACCGCGGCGGCGCAGGTCGTGCTCACGAACGCCGGAGTGCTCATCGGGCAGATCGCCGCGGGCTATGGCACGATCTCCGCGCAGTGGCGTGATCTGCGCGGTCAGGTCGACAGTCAGATCGCCGACGTGAACGCCGTGGCGGGTCAGGTCGCCGCGCTCAACGGGCAGATCCGCGAGGCTCTGTCATCCGGACGCAACGCGAACGAGCTGATGGATCAGCGCACGGTGCTCGCGCAGCAGCTGTCCACGGCGGTCGGGGCGACGGGCGTCGTCGAGGCCGACGGCACGCTGACCCTGCGCGTCGACGGCAACGCCCTCGTCTCGGGCGACAGCAGCAGATCGCTGGTGGCATCGGGTCCCCGCGACGTGGCCGACGGCGGACGGGTGGGAATCGCGTGGGCGGATCGACCCGACGTTCCGGTGACGGTCACCGGCGGACTCGTCGGCGGAACGATCAGCGCGCTCGCGCCCGCCGCAGACGGGGGGACGCTGGCGGGCGTCGCCGGTGCCTACAACCGCACCGCGACCGCCCTCGCGTCCGCGGTCAACGACGTCCACCGCACCGGTGTCACGGCGGGCGGTGCACCCGGGGGAGACTTCTTCGCACTGGCGGCCACGGGCCCCGCGGCCCTCGGTCTGCGAGTGGTCCCCGTCGGGCTCGCGGACCTCGCGCTCGCGGCACCGGGTGCGGGGGCGAAGGACACGACGATCGCCGACCGCATCGGCGCTCTGGCCACGTCAGCCACGGGCCCGAGCGCGACCTGGTCGAGCTTCGTCACCGGCTTCGCGGTGAGCGTCGCCGGTGATCTGCAGCGTGCCGACATCGCCGACATGGGAGCTGTCGCCGCGGTCACCGCGCAGCAGTCGAACGCGTCGGTCGACGGCGACGAGGAGACGATCAACCTCCTGACCTACCAGACGGCCTACCAGGCTGCGGCCCGAGTGCTGACAGCTGTCGACGAGGCCCTGGACATCCTGATCAACCGCACCGGCCTCGTCGGCCGCTGA
- the flgN gene encoding flagellar export chaperone FlgN — MQLMRERDLLEVLLFKLDEQQMLLATGRNRWIHHAANEIERVLAAMPTVALSRDTLVISVADEWGVPEATTLQDLIDAAPTDAWREILSGHLTAMVTLADEIGEMKKVNEQRLRTAIRVTQETIAGLGVPTGEYDPQGGVVRDGDARLLDTRV; from the coding sequence ATGCAACTGATGCGAGAGCGGGACCTGCTGGAGGTGCTGCTGTTCAAGCTCGACGAACAGCAGATGCTGCTCGCGACCGGACGCAACCGCTGGATCCACCATGCGGCGAACGAGATCGAGCGCGTCCTCGCGGCCATGCCGACGGTCGCCCTCTCCCGAGACACGCTGGTCATCTCCGTCGCCGACGAGTGGGGCGTGCCCGAGGCGACGACGCTCCAGGACCTGATCGATGCCGCGCCGACCGATGCCTGGCGCGAGATCCTCTCGGGTCACCTCACGGCCATGGTCACTCTCGCCGACGAGATCGGCGAGATGAAGAAGGTCAACGAGCAGCGGCTGCGCACCGCGATCCGCGTCACCCAGGAGACCATCGCCGGACTCGGTGTCCCGACCGGCGAATACGACCCGCAGGGCGGTGTCGTCCGCGACGGCGATGCCCGACTGCTCGACACCAGGGTGTGA
- the csrA gene encoding carbon storage regulator CsrA, producing the protein MLVLTRRANESIVIGDDITITILAVTPSGVRVGIDAPRDKRINRAEIVVAVSDANREALQAAADEAAESLLLDALGRPGTGR; encoded by the coding sequence ATGCTGGTACTGACGAGACGCGCCAACGAGAGCATCGTCATCGGCGATGACATCACCATCACGATCCTCGCGGTCACCCCGAGCGGCGTCAGGGTCGGCATCGACGCTCCGCGGGACAAGCGCATCAACCGCGCCGAGATCGTCGTCGCGGTGAGCGATGCCAACCGCGAAGCCCTGCAGGCCGCGGCCGACGAGGCGGCGGAGTCCCTGCTGCTCGACGCGCTGGGGCGTCCGGGCACCGGCCGCTGA
- a CDS encoding flagellar biosynthesis protein FlhA has protein sequence MFGQLLSKGAVPVGVVGIILLLIVPIPTALLDVLIVLNISFALLILLTAMFVKKPLDFSVFPSLLLVATLFRLGLNVASTRLVLSEAHAGQVIQAFGQITISGSLVIGAVIFLILTVIQFVVVTKGAERVAEVGARFTLDAMPGKQMAIDADLNAGLITDVEARRRRAEVAAEADFYGAMDGASKFVKGDAIAGIVIVVINFVGGILIGMVQHGMEMGDALETYSILTIGDGLVTQIPALLMAVSTGMIVTRENAETEMGQAAGRQLMQSRNALVITGLAAIAMGFIPGMPLLVFLAIGAVLLFAASRVKANEDRDAALEADALQKEAVEANAEGPEELMDRMRVHALEISLSPDIVDLASGGAGDLLTRVKSLRRKLALDIGILMPPVRTRDNIDLPAQTYAILIAGVEAGRGSVPRGHVLAIGSGLEQLPGTAVVDPVFGLEGKWVPAEMSHAADMAGATVIDRASVIITHLSDIVQGQADRLLSLEDVRQLTEHLKQSSPATVEELTPAVLSLAAIQRVLAGLLAERVPINDLARIYEALALRGKASTDTAGLIDAARAALGPAIAARFAEEGRLRVVMFEPILEQQMLEGMRVVDGQPQIVLTPETTLQVLDNVRRTVEDLDPAGSEPVLVCAPTLRQAVRRLVVSQVRGLPVLSYDEAASGGLATDVVGVVRMTSPALPAGTL, from the coding sequence ATGTTCGGTCAGCTGCTGTCCAAGGGTGCCGTGCCCGTCGGTGTGGTGGGCATCATCCTGCTGCTCATCGTGCCGATCCCCACGGCCCTGCTCGATGTGCTGATCGTGTTGAACATCTCGTTCGCGCTGCTGATCCTGCTCACGGCGATGTTCGTGAAGAAGCCGCTGGACTTCTCCGTGTTCCCCAGCCTGCTCCTGGTCGCCACGCTCTTCCGGCTCGGCCTCAACGTCGCCTCGACCCGACTCGTGCTGAGCGAAGCGCACGCCGGTCAGGTCATCCAGGCGTTCGGGCAGATCACGATCAGCGGATCCCTGGTGATCGGCGCCGTGATCTTCCTCATCCTCACGGTCATCCAGTTCGTGGTGGTCACCAAGGGTGCCGAGCGCGTGGCGGAGGTCGGTGCGCGCTTCACGCTCGATGCGATGCCCGGCAAGCAGATGGCGATCGATGCCGACCTGAACGCGGGGCTCATCACCGACGTCGAGGCACGTCGACGCCGCGCGGAGGTCGCCGCCGAAGCAGACTTCTACGGGGCGATGGACGGCGCGTCGAAGTTCGTCAAGGGCGACGCGATCGCCGGCATCGTCATCGTCGTCATCAACTTCGTCGGCGGCATCCTCATCGGCATGGTCCAGCACGGCATGGAGATGGGGGACGCGCTCGAGACCTACAGCATCCTCACCATCGGCGATGGTCTGGTGACTCAGATCCCGGCGCTGCTCATGGCGGTGTCGACCGGCATGATCGTCACGCGCGAGAACGCCGAGACCGAGATGGGTCAGGCGGCGGGGCGACAGCTCATGCAGTCCCGCAACGCGCTGGTGATCACCGGGCTCGCCGCGATCGCCATGGGGTTCATCCCCGGCATGCCGCTGCTGGTCTTCCTCGCGATCGGTGCGGTTCTGCTGTTCGCGGCGTCCCGTGTCAAGGCGAACGAGGATCGCGATGCCGCCCTCGAGGCCGATGCTCTGCAGAAGGAGGCGGTGGAGGCGAACGCGGAGGGCCCCGAGGAGCTGATGGATCGGATGCGTGTGCACGCGCTCGAGATCTCCCTCTCTCCCGACATCGTCGACCTCGCATCCGGGGGAGCGGGCGACCTGCTCACCCGCGTGAAGTCGCTGCGTCGCAAGCTCGCCCTCGACATCGGCATCCTGATGCCGCCGGTGCGCACCCGCGACAACATCGACCTGCCGGCGCAGACCTACGCGATCCTCATCGCCGGTGTCGAGGCCGGGCGAGGATCCGTTCCCCGGGGGCACGTGCTCGCGATCGGCTCCGGGCTCGAGCAGCTGCCGGGAACGGCAGTCGTCGACCCGGTCTTCGGTCTGGAGGGCAAGTGGGTCCCCGCCGAGATGTCGCACGCGGCGGATATGGCCGGTGCGACGGTGATCGACCGAGCGAGCGTCATCATCACCCACCTCTCGGACATCGTGCAGGGGCAGGCGGATCGGCTGCTCTCGCTCGAGGACGTCCGTCAGCTGACCGAGCACCTCAAGCAGTCGAGCCCCGCGACGGTCGAGGAGCTCACCCCGGCGGTGCTCTCGCTCGCCGCTATCCAGCGCGTGCTCGCAGGACTCCTCGCCGAGAGGGTGCCGATCAACGACCTCGCGCGGATCTACGAGGCTCTCGCCCTGCGCGGCAAGGCCTCGACTGACACCGCGGGGCTCATCGACGCGGCTCGCGCGGCGCTCGGGCCGGCGATCGCCGCCCGCTTCGCCGAGGAAGGACGCCTCCGCGTCGTGATGTTCGAGCCGATCCTCGAACAGCAGATGCTGGAGGGGATGAGAGTGGTCGACGGCCAGCCGCAGATCGTGCTGACCCCCGAGACCACCCTGCAGGTGCTCGACAACGTGCGCCGCACCGTCGAGGACCTCGATCCGGCGGGTTCCGAACCGGTGCTGGTGTGCGCGCCGACGCTGCGTCAGGCCGTACGTCGGCTGGTCGTGTCGCAGGTGCGGGGTCTCCCCGTGCTCTCGTACGACGAAGCGGCGTCCGGAGGGCTCGCCACCGATGTCGTCGGCGTGGTGCGCATGACCAGCCCCGCGCTGCCCGCCGGCACTCTCTGA
- a CDS encoding EscU/YscU/HrcU family type III secretion system export apparatus switch protein — protein sequence MSQAESGERTEKATDRRLKEARRKGQIGRSQDFTAWVCIAAAAVMMVPTISSGTQVLTELFLAVAPVATDPSDGAALDVLGTALSSLGGILMPMLVVVLLATTATAVAQGGIHLRGVTMRTEQFNIVSGIMRVFGRQALWEGAKALLKTVAIGLALWIVVSGLVPVLMASGSHNITWLLEQAAGGAVALLQVAVAVGILLAAIDVAVVMRRNRKHTHMTKNEAKDEHKKSEGDPLVRSQRRSRQLAMSRNRMIAAVGESDVVLVNPTHVAVALRYEPGKSAPRVVAKGAGIVAQKIRERAEEAGVPMIRDIPLARAVHAACELGREIPEELYTAVAQVLAFIEHLKRRGAARGTHTMPFASTRDRGL from the coding sequence ATGAGCCAGGCCGAGAGCGGGGAGCGCACCGAGAAGGCGACCGATCGTCGCCTCAAGGAGGCGCGCCGGAAGGGGCAGATCGGGCGCAGCCAGGACTTCACCGCCTGGGTCTGCATCGCCGCGGCGGCGGTCATGATGGTCCCGACGATCTCGTCGGGCACGCAGGTGCTGACGGAGCTGTTCCTCGCGGTGGCGCCGGTGGCGACGGATCCGAGCGACGGCGCCGCACTGGACGTGCTCGGCACGGCGCTCTCGTCGCTCGGCGGCATCCTGATGCCGATGCTCGTCGTGGTGCTCCTCGCCACCACGGCGACCGCGGTGGCTCAGGGCGGCATCCACCTGCGTGGTGTCACGATGCGCACCGAGCAGTTCAACATCGTCTCGGGCATCATGCGGGTGTTCGGCAGGCAGGCGCTCTGGGAGGGCGCGAAGGCGCTGCTCAAGACCGTCGCCATCGGACTCGCCCTGTGGATCGTGGTCTCGGGTCTCGTCCCGGTGCTCATGGCGAGCGGCAGTCACAACATCACCTGGCTGCTGGAGCAGGCGGCCGGGGGAGCGGTGGCGCTGCTGCAGGTCGCGGTCGCGGTCGGGATCCTGCTCGCCGCGATCGATGTGGCCGTCGTCATGCGGCGCAACCGCAAGCACACCCATATGACCAAGAACGAGGCGAAGGACGAGCACAAGAAGAGCGAGGGCGACCCGCTCGTGCGGTCGCAGCGCCGATCGCGGCAGCTCGCGATGAGCAGGAACCGGATGATCGCCGCGGTCGGCGAGAGCGATGTCGTGCTCGTGAACCCCACCCATGTCGCAGTGGCACTGCGCTACGAACCCGGCAAGTCGGCACCGAGGGTCGTCGCGAAGGGGGCGGGCATCGTCGCGCAGAAGATCCGCGAACGCGCCGAGGAGGCGGGGGTGCCCATGATCCGTGACATCCCCCTGGCGCGCGCGGTGCACGCAGCCTGCGAGCTCGGCCGGGAGATCCCCGAGGAGCTGTACACCGCGGTGGCGCAGGTGCTCGCCTTCATCGAGCACCTCAAGCGTCGCGGTGCGGCCCGCGGCACGCACACCATGCCCTTCGCCAGCACCCGAGACCGCGGTCTCTGA